In Clostridia bacterium, a single window of DNA contains:
- a CDS encoding phosphate propanoyltransferase, whose product MAELVLAAPAARRKQYTEPVYAPVGISNRHIHLSPEDLAVLFGQGYQLVPAKELSQPGEFAGREVVALVGPKGVIEGVRVVGPVRKESQVEISVTDSYRLGVRPPVRLSGELDGTPGITVIGPKGLLHLSRGLIIAARHLHLPSSLAEEWGLEHGAVISAQVEGPRGVIFGEVAVRVSSRYRLELHLDTDEANGALLKTGDPVRLLL is encoded by the coding sequence ATGGCGGAACTGGTCCTGGCAGCGCCTGCCGCAAGACGAAAGCAGTATACAGAACCTGTGTATGCTCCCGTCGGGATTTCCAACCGTCACATTCATTTATCACCGGAGGACCTGGCCGTCCTGTTCGGCCAAGGCTACCAACTTGTGCCTGCCAAGGAGTTGAGCCAGCCCGGGGAATTTGCCGGCCGGGAAGTGGTGGCTCTGGTGGGACCGAAAGGGGTCATCGAAGGGGTCAGGGTCGTCGGCCCAGTGCGCAAGGAGAGTCAGGTGGAAATATCCGTGACAGACAGCTATCGCTTGGGTGTCCGTCCCCCGGTCCGGTTATCAGGGGAGCTGGATGGGACGCCGGGCATTACCGTGATCGGTCCTAAGGGACTGCTACACCTGTCCCGGGGGCTGATCATTGCCGCGCGCCATCTCCACCTGCCTTCGAGCCTGGCGGAAGAGTGGGGCTTGGAGCACGGCGCGGTGATCAGCGCTCAGGTGGAAGGACCGCGGGGTGTCATTTTCGGGGAGGTGGCGGTGCGAGTGAGCAGCCGGTACCGCCTGGAATTACACTTGGATACCGACGAGGCCAACGGTGCCTTATTAAAAACCGGCGATCCGGTAAGACTGTTATTATAG